Within the Fusarium keratoplasticum isolate Fu6.1 chromosome 1, whole genome shotgun sequence genome, the region CTGcgtcgccgccgtcgccacCGCCATGACTCTTCCTCCGGGAAGCCGCGTCGTGACGATCCTCTGCGACTCTGGAACAAGACATCTGAGCAAGTTCTGGAAGcacatcaaggagaaggggcttgagggcgagggcgagggcgaggcgaCCAACCTGTTTACCGAGTTAGGGATACCCGAGAAAGAATGAACAAGTCAAGGAAAGAACAATTTGTCCGGGTATTGATTGATGTCAAGAAGCGAGTGTCGAGTATGATTTGGGATCTGGTGGGGGCTTGTTCGACAGAGCCCACCACGCCTgagccaagaccaacacGCAGCCATGAGCACCATCACCCCCAGCGCGAGATGCACAAAAAGAAACCACCGACACCGCCATGGATTGGATGGcaaaaaaagcaaaagaAATGCGTAATCTGGGAATCGAACCCAGGGCTCCCCGACGTTACTCGAATGGCAACGGAGAATTTTACCACTAAACCAATTACGCTTCGTTGTGGTTGTTGAGTAGAGGCCATCGTCAGAGTGTCCATGAATTCAGTGCGGAGAGTTGTCGAGACATGGACAGCGACTTCAACGTCTATTGTCACCAAACTTTTGCATCCGGCCAGAAATACCCTTCGGATCTCGTTTcaaaaagaaataaaacTAGGTAGTGTGTTGGTAAGAAaacaagagagaagaaaggtATCTCGCGCCGTAatctctccttcttgatacATGTTTAAGTCGCCGCTCCAGTTCCCGTTAACTCCATGACCCTCCAATGTGTAGTGTAGCTCAGCTAGCTGCACGCAGATGCTGTCTGCGCAAAGCAAAATAAAACGCcccctccaacatcaacatcaacttAAGAGAACTGTGACTGTGTGAGCTTCATGTTTGAAAGTGTAGCCGAACAGTAAACATACCTTCCATCGGTGTCCGCAAGCCATGCATTCGCAAAAGGTCGTCATCGGTTCATCGGCAGCTCGCGTCTGGGCCTGCGTGTAGctgaccttcttcttcttgcagCGGCCGCACTCGAGATCTTCGCTGATACTCTTCTCCGCCATGGGCACCTGAGCCTTCTTCatgttctccttctccagctcaatctccttcttgcgctggtcctcgctcttgagctcgtcaTCCGTCATGACCACGAACCTGTCCGCCGAGATGTCGCCGCTCATGACACGGCGGCCGAGGTCCTTGTTGGActtgttcttgaggttgGTAAAGAGCGATCGAATCTTCTTCTTATACTCGGGCGTCTCTCCCTTGTTGCGAGTGTAGGCAGCGTGCTCAACAGCAACGGCCTTTGCGATGACGTCGGACTCGGAGGCAGTTGAGCGATAAGCCAGTCCGTTGTAGATGAGACCGATACACTGGTTGCGGACAGTGGAATCGGTGCGCTTGATATCCACACCATCGCTGTCGTACTTGCGCTTCTCGGGGTCGCCCTTGaaggccttcttggcaccaccggacgacgacggcggcggAGCGGCCGGAGACGAGGTGGGAGCGGGAGCAGGCGAgcccatcttggccttgtggaGCTTCGAATTCTTTTCTTGCTCGACAAGCTTCTTCCATTTGGTGACGAgttcggcggcggcgcgggcgATCTCCTTGTTGGAATTGGAGCGAAGTTTGCCGACAAAGACACCGGCCCTTGTAGCCTATCGACGGTAAAACCACAAGAGTTAGTTTATGAAGACGGACAGAGTGAGGACGATGACAAGTCGTCTAGACAGCAGAAAACATGACCAATGCAAATGTCTGGACCGGGCGCACACGCATCGAGATCCCGGGGGAGTGCGATCACGCATTTGCGCGACAAGACCAAAAGACCAGGCTCGCGCGACAAAGGGGAAATCTATATACTCAAGAGGACATGTGCGACCAGCGcagcctctcctcctgcttTAATCCCCATCTTCCACGTACCCTCAGCATCTCCTCGGTGGGGGAGGCATCCTTCTTGAGCGactccagcagcttgatgGCGTTCTCGGGGGGTTCGTTCGCAGCGACGCACTTTGTGAGCGCCTTGACGCGCGAGGCGAGCTCACGTTCATCCATGGACGGCATGGTTCAGTATAACGAGTGCGCGCGCGCAAGAGACGACAAAATccaacaaagaaaaagaaaaaaggcAACTGGGGAAATTTATAGAGGTTGGGGTGAAGTTGCACACCACATTTGGGGATGGGGGGGGCTTTCGCAAACGCACGCCAGAAGCGTAATGATTGGCACGTGAGCTGGGAAGAGCGTTGGATTTTTCCGTGGTTTAGCCCCGACGGCGGAGGTGGCTGTGGAAGCAAGCTtcggaggtggaggaggggaggggtcGGAAGCTGTCCCGGTCAATGACAGCTGCAACAACGGTCACTCCAAGTCCGAGTTATTTCCACTTTACCTGTTTTGAATGATCAATTTACAGCTTCATTTCTTGAACGGGTGATAAAGCTAGATTTTGCCCATTTCCTGGCCCTCCTTGGCTTGTCGCTCGCAAGAGACATCCATAACAGCATTCATCTGCCAATTGATCAGGAATGATGTCATTGATCGAGttgtgaatagcttcaagTCCAACATCAACTATTACAATCGCTCGTACTACACTGGTACAAATCATTTCTATATCCCATCAATGCTCACGAGGCCCTTGTTCGTTTTCTGGTTGCCTGAGCTGTatcgccctcttcttcctcgtcaacttcttcagcatcttcatcctcatccacctCTATCGCATTCCTCCTCGAAGCCCGTTTCCGCTTACCTCCTCCATTCTCAGCGGTCCTTGATGATTCGCCAGCCGCGGCATTGGCCTTGAGTCTGCCCACAGCTGCAGCCATTCTCTTGCTTCCCTGGGCTTTCTGCCTTGGTGCGAACGCTTCCTTGGCACCCGCTCCCACGCTGCCACCAAAGAACCTTGTGATATTGCTCTGTGT harbors:
- a CDS encoding Transcription elongation factor, which translates into the protein MPSMDERELASRVKALTKCVAANEPPENAIKLLESLKKDASPTEEMLRATRAGVFVGKLRSNSNKEIARAAAELVTKWKKLVEQEKNSKLHKAKMGSPAPAPTSSPAAPPPSSSGGAKKAFKGDPEKRKYDSDGVDIKRTDSTVRNQCIGLIYNGLAYRSTASESDVIAKAVAVEHAAYTRNKGETPEYKKKIRSLFTNLKNKSNKDLGRRVMSGDISADRFVVMTDDELKSEDQRKKEIELEKENMKKAQVPMAEKSISEDLECGRCKKKKVSYTQAQTRAADEPMTTFCECMACGHRWKFS